Proteins encoded in a region of the Ralstonia pseudosolanacearum genome:
- a CDS encoding MFS transporter, which produces MNAPASPPATPVPTAHVTHATMEPADPARWLVRGSPGYRRANLALFAAGFSTFSLLYCVQPLMPLLGHDFGLSPAQTSLVLSATTMLLAFAILFAGLLSESIHRKTLMGVSLVLSSALTLAAAVLPGWHGLLATRAVLGVVLGGVPAVAMAYLAEEVHPQGLGMAMGLYVGGTAFGGMAGRVLTGLVADHAGWRVAMGVTGALCLLAALAFAWLLPPSRRFAPRRGVALADLIDTLAEHLREPGLRALFAMAFLLMGGFVTIYNYASYRLLGAPYALSHSAVGAIFMVYLLGIGASTWFGRLADRHGRGRMLLAGTAAMSAGVLMTLAMPLGLVIGGIALLTFGFFGVHAVASGWVGRRAKRAKGQAAALYLLAYYLGSSIAGTAGGKLYAQWGWPGVVALVTAMLACALLTAAWLWRRAPLPPGAAR; this is translated from the coding sequence GTGAACGCTCCCGCCAGCCCGCCCGCCACGCCCGTCCCCACCGCCCACGTCACCCACGCCACGATGGAGCCCGCCGATCCGGCGCGCTGGCTGGTGCGCGGCTCGCCGGGGTATCGCCGGGCCAACCTGGCGCTGTTCGCCGCCGGCTTCTCGACCTTCTCGCTGCTGTATTGCGTGCAGCCGCTGATGCCGCTGCTGGGGCACGACTTCGGCCTGTCTCCCGCGCAGACGAGCCTGGTGCTGTCGGCCACGACGATGCTGCTGGCCTTCGCCATCCTGTTCGCGGGGCTGCTGTCGGAGTCGATCCACCGCAAGACGCTGATGGGCGTTTCGCTGGTGCTGTCCTCGGCGCTGACGCTGGCGGCGGCCGTGCTGCCCGGCTGGCATGGGCTGCTGGCCACGCGCGCGGTGCTCGGCGTCGTGCTGGGCGGTGTGCCGGCGGTGGCGATGGCCTATCTGGCCGAAGAGGTGCATCCGCAGGGCCTGGGCATGGCGATGGGGCTGTACGTGGGCGGCACCGCTTTCGGCGGCATGGCCGGGCGCGTGCTGACCGGCCTGGTGGCCGACCACGCCGGCTGGCGCGTCGCCATGGGCGTCACCGGGGCGCTGTGCCTGCTGGCGGCGCTGGCCTTTGCCTGGCTGCTGCCGCCGTCGCGCCGGTTCGCACCGCGCCGCGGCGTGGCGCTCGCCGATCTCATCGATACGCTCGCCGAGCACCTGCGCGAGCCCGGCCTGCGCGCCCTGTTCGCCATGGCCTTCCTGCTGATGGGCGGCTTCGTCACGATCTACAACTACGCCAGCTACCGGCTGCTGGGCGCGCCGTATGCGCTGAGCCATTCGGCGGTCGGGGCGATCTTCATGGTGTACCTGCTGGGCATCGGCGCCTCGACCTGGTTCGGGCGACTGGCCGATCGGCATGGCCGGGGCCGGATGCTGCTGGCCGGCACGGCGGCGATGTCGGCGGGCGTGCTGATGACGCTGGCGATGCCGCTGGGGCTGGTGATCGGCGGCATCGCGCTGCTGACCTTCGGTTTCTTCGGCGTGCACGCGGTGGCGAGCGGCTGGGTCGGACGCCGTGCCAAGCGGGCCAAGGGACAGGCGGCGGCGCTGTACCTGCTGGCGTACTACCTCGGCTCGAGCATCGCCGGGACGGCGGGCGGCAAGCTCTACGCGCAGTGGGGCTGGCCTGGCGTGGTGGCGCTGGTGACGGCGATGCTGGCCTGCGCCCTGCTGACGGCCGCATGGCTGTGGCGGCGCGCGCCGTTGCCGCCGGGCGCCGCGCGCTGA
- a CDS encoding glutathione S-transferase: protein MQTTLYYWPEIQGRGEFVRLALEQAGVPYTDIGREDEAAIERFLDDAGIATPPFAPPFLVAGKLVIPQTANILLYLGQHYGLAPQDEAGGLWTHGLQLTIADFVVEIHDTHHPIASGDYYEDQQDEAHRRTADFLANRAPKFLWYFERVLARNPAGPTWAVRDTLTYVDLSLFQIVAGLRYAFPRHMQRWEARLPHLAALHGRVAALPRIAAYLASPRRIPFNTMGIFRHYPELDALT, encoded by the coding sequence ATGCAGACCACGCTCTACTACTGGCCCGAAATCCAGGGCCGCGGCGAATTCGTCCGGCTCGCGCTGGAGCAGGCCGGCGTGCCCTACACCGACATCGGCCGCGAGGACGAAGCCGCCATCGAACGCTTTCTCGACGATGCCGGCATCGCCACGCCGCCGTTCGCGCCGCCCTTCCTCGTGGCCGGCAAGCTGGTGATCCCGCAGACGGCCAATATCCTGCTCTACCTGGGCCAGCACTACGGCCTGGCGCCGCAGGACGAGGCCGGTGGCCTGTGGACGCACGGCCTGCAGCTGACCATCGCCGATTTCGTGGTGGAGATCCACGACACGCACCACCCCATCGCGTCCGGCGACTACTACGAAGACCAGCAGGACGAAGCGCACCGCCGCACGGCGGATTTCCTCGCCAACCGCGCACCCAAGTTCCTGTGGTATTTCGAGCGCGTGCTGGCGCGCAACCCGGCCGGCCCGACCTGGGCCGTGCGCGACACGCTGACGTATGTCGACCTGTCGCTATTTCAGATCGTGGCGGGCCTGCGCTATGCCTTTCCGCGCCACATGCAGCGGTGGGAGGCGCGGCTGCCGCATCTGGCGGCACTGCACGGGCGGGTGGCCGCGCTGCCGCGCATCGCGGCGTACCTGGCGTCGCCGCGGCGCATTCCGTTCAACACGATGGGCATCTTCCGGCACTACCCGGAGCTGGATGCGCTGACATGA
- a CDS encoding cation diffusion facilitator family transporter, whose protein sequence is MTSSSPPAIPADARRQHAERTTLVSAAVNCALSAGQIAAGLWSHSQGLVADGLHTLSDLIADGIVFIANRNSHKGPDEDHQYGHARYENAASLGLGLLLLAAGAGMIWAALASLSAPHGAAPVHGLALWVALAALAAKEGLFRYMLAVARRIGSRMLVANAWHARSDAVSSLVAAVGVAGNLMGFRWLDPVAACVVGVMIGRVGIRFGWEALNDLMDRALPPAQVQAIRASLAATPGVINVHDLRTRVTGDQALVDAHIEVDPRVSVSEGHAIAVRARANVLAAHTAMAVLDVQLHVDPRERVYTDPLPLPDRDALCAVLAQALPPGTPLDARHCLLHYVDGGVEVDLILPLSLADHAAPVAETVRARWHGRVRLRVLAAAPGATAQGPARP, encoded by the coding sequence ATGACGTCTTCCTCGCCGCCCGCCATCCCGGCCGATGCCCGCAGACAGCACGCGGAGCGCACCACGCTGGTCAGCGCGGCGGTCAACTGCGCGCTGTCGGCCGGGCAGATCGCGGCCGGGCTGTGGTCACACTCGCAAGGGCTGGTGGCGGACGGGCTGCATACGCTGTCGGACCTGATCGCCGATGGCATTGTCTTCATCGCCAACCGCAACAGCCACAAGGGGCCGGACGAAGACCACCAGTACGGCCACGCGCGCTATGAAAACGCCGCCTCGCTTGGCCTGGGCCTGCTGCTGCTGGCCGCCGGCGCCGGCATGATCTGGGCGGCGCTCGCGAGCCTGAGCGCGCCGCACGGCGCGGCGCCGGTGCATGGGCTGGCCCTGTGGGTGGCGCTGGCGGCGCTGGCCGCTAAGGAGGGGCTGTTCCGCTACATGCTGGCGGTGGCCAGGCGCATCGGTTCGCGCATGCTGGTCGCCAACGCGTGGCACGCGCGCTCGGACGCGGTGTCATCGCTGGTGGCGGCCGTCGGCGTGGCGGGCAACCTGATGGGGTTCCGCTGGCTGGATCCGGTGGCCGCTTGCGTGGTGGGCGTGATGATCGGCCGGGTGGGCATCCGGTTCGGTTGGGAGGCGCTCAACGATCTGATGGACCGCGCGCTGCCGCCCGCGCAGGTGCAGGCCATCCGTGCCAGCCTGGCGGCCACGCCGGGTGTGATCAATGTCCACGACCTGCGCACGCGTGTGACGGGCGATCAGGCCCTGGTCGACGCGCACATCGAAGTGGATCCGCGCGTCTCCGTCAGCGAGGGGCACGCGATCGCGGTGCGCGCGCGCGCCAATGTGCTGGCGGCCCATACGGCGATGGCGGTGCTCGACGTGCAGCTCCACGTCGATCCGCGCGAGCGGGTCTACACCGATCCGCTGCCGCTGCCCGACCGCGATGCGCTGTGCGCCGTGCTGGCGCAGGCGCTGCCGCCGGGCACGCCGCTCGATGCGCGGCACTGCCTGCTGCACTACGTCGACGGCGGGGTGGAGGTCGATCTGATCCTGCCGCTGTCATTGGCGGACCACGCGGCACCGGTGGCCGAGACCGTGCGGGCGCGCTGGCATGGGCGGGTGCGGCTGCGCGTGCTGGCCGCCGCGCCGGGTGCCACGGCCCAGGGCCCCGCCCGACCCTAG
- a CDS encoding mechanosensitive ion channel family protein, whose translation MRTFPLLLTRRLSLAALLLLFFLPGAAGAAPVSFAKLAGLPSATGSASSPAATPAQTRASLDTVITLLDNDQQRTALIDELKQLRDGMAAQQTAQAQQAPGLLGAVASLIENGSLQADADAEAGAPRYWLRRVEAADGNLSLLAAPERRLRVLADFAGTVAVWAVIAGGLLGLGWGIRRVFGLKAGLGPHPTTRALFVDALRKIGPWAVSFAVLMRLEHEATPGFVLALVLAYASVWGAIVTAAVAMLFSLFAGSAHRRVAVELLLRRGMWPIFVAASLGACGDALVDPRVALVLGGALSLLLATVCNAASSLMLAAGALWLRRPIGQLIANRPFEQRNGQHTGNQFRRAVAVLWPVPVVVLAGATVLATLALPDNVDVVSRRAVMTSLLLAAAFLLSAVVRPRAHWHLHVRFGRTSPYLERLKHFFSALVQLAIWVAFLELVTRVWGHTLAELLRSSVNGRRIADALVGLIGTVFSTWLAWILLDTAILQTLSPAGGRARLQPSTRARTILPLLRNGLKVTLVVTAGIGVLANLGVNVTPLVAGAGVIGLAVGFGAQSLAQDLITGIFILMEDTISVGDTVDVGVATGTVISLTIRTVRLRDGVGAIHSIPFSQIKTVRNLSRDYSYADFEVRVAMDADPRQAIDLVREAAARTAGDVRFERILIGVPEVFGLDRFEGGAMIVKGRFKTRPQKQADVLRAFNVVLKDGFDAAGVPLAMPGTVLRPSPALEQWMARAGTMPGDADPAPAPQTPPATPA comes from the coding sequence ATGCGCACTTTCCCTTTGCTGTTGACGCGGCGGTTGTCGCTGGCCGCGTTGCTGTTGCTGTTCTTTCTGCCGGGGGCGGCCGGTGCGGCGCCGGTCTCGTTCGCCAAGCTGGCGGGGCTGCCGTCCGCCACCGGCAGCGCCTCGAGCCCCGCGGCCACGCCCGCGCAGACGCGCGCCTCGCTCGATACCGTCATCACCCTGCTCGACAACGACCAGCAGCGCACCGCGCTCATCGACGAGCTCAAGCAACTGCGCGACGGCATGGCCGCGCAGCAGACCGCCCAGGCCCAGCAGGCGCCGGGGTTGCTCGGCGCGGTCGCCTCGCTGATCGAAAACGGCTCGCTGCAGGCCGATGCCGATGCCGAGGCCGGCGCGCCGCGCTATTGGCTGCGCCGCGTCGAAGCCGCCGACGGCAACCTCAGCCTGCTCGCCGCCCCCGAGCGGCGCCTGCGCGTGCTGGCCGATTTCGCCGGCACCGTTGCCGTCTGGGCGGTCATCGCCGGCGGGCTGCTGGGGCTGGGCTGGGGCATTCGCCGCGTGTTCGGGCTGAAGGCGGGCCTCGGGCCGCATCCGACCACGCGCGCGCTGTTCGTCGATGCGCTGCGCAAGATCGGTCCGTGGGCGGTATCGTTCGCGGTGCTGATGCGCCTGGAGCACGAGGCGACACCGGGCTTCGTGCTCGCGCTGGTGCTGGCCTATGCCTCCGTGTGGGGGGCGATCGTGACGGCCGCCGTGGCGATGCTGTTCTCGTTGTTTGCCGGCAGCGCGCACCGGCGCGTGGCGGTGGAGCTCCTGCTCCGGCGCGGCATGTGGCCGATCTTCGTGGCGGCCAGCCTGGGCGCGTGCGGCGATGCGCTGGTCGATCCGCGGGTCGCGCTGGTGCTCGGCGGCGCGCTGAGCCTGCTGCTGGCGACGGTCTGCAATGCCGCCTCGTCGCTGATGCTGGCGGCGGGCGCGCTGTGGCTGCGCCGCCCGATCGGCCAGTTGATTGCCAACCGTCCGTTCGAGCAGCGCAACGGCCAGCATACGGGCAACCAGTTCCGCCGCGCGGTCGCGGTGCTCTGGCCGGTGCCGGTGGTGGTGCTGGCCGGCGCCACCGTGCTGGCGACGCTGGCCCTGCCGGACAACGTCGACGTAGTGTCGCGGCGCGCGGTGATGACCTCGCTGCTGCTGGCGGCGGCCTTCCTGCTGTCGGCCGTGGTGCGGCCGCGCGCGCACTGGCACCTGCACGTGCGGTTCGGACGCACGTCGCCGTATCTCGAGCGGCTCAAGCATTTCTTCTCGGCGCTGGTGCAGTTGGCTATCTGGGTGGCGTTTCTCGAGCTGGTGACGCGGGTGTGGGGGCACACGCTGGCGGAGCTGCTGCGCAGCTCGGTCAACGGCCGCCGCATCGCCGATGCGCTGGTCGGGCTGATCGGCACGGTGTTCTCCACCTGGCTGGCGTGGATCCTGCTCGATACCGCCATCCTGCAGACGCTGTCGCCCGCCGGCGGTCGCGCGCGCCTGCAGCCGAGCACGCGGGCGCGCACCATCCTGCCGCTGCTGCGCAACGGCCTGAAGGTGACGCTGGTGGTGACCGCCGGCATCGGCGTGCTGGCCAACCTGGGCGTGAACGTGACGCCGCTGGTGGCCGGCGCCGGGGTGATCGGTCTGGCGGTGGGGTTCGGCGCGCAGTCGCTGGCGCAGGACCTGATCACCGGCATCTTCATCCTGATGGAAGACACCATCAGCGTGGGCGATACGGTGGACGTGGGCGTGGCCACTGGCACCGTCATCAGCCTGACCATCCGCACCGTGCGGCTGCGCGACGGCGTCGGGGCCATCCACTCGATTCCGTTCAGCCAGATCAAGACCGTGCGCAACCTGTCGCGCGATTACTCGTACGCCGATTTCGAAGTGCGCGTGGCGATGGACGCCGACCCCCGGCAGGCCATCGACCTGGTGCGCGAGGCCGCTGCCCGCACCGCCGGGGATGTCCGCTTCGAGCGCATCCTGATCGGTGTGCCCGAGGTGTTCGGGCTGGATCGCTTCGAGGGCGGCGCGATGATCGTCAAGGGGCGCTTCAAGACGCGGCCGCAGAAGCAGGCCGATGTGCTGCGCGCCTTCAACGTCGTGCTCAAGGACGGGTTCGATGCGGCCGGCGTGCCGCTGGCGATGCCGGGCACGGTGCTGCGTCCGTCGCCCGCGCTGGAGCAGTGGATGGCTCGCGCGGGCACTATGCCGGGCGATGCCGACCCTGCGCCGGCACCGCAGACGCCGCCCGCCACGCCGGCCTGA
- a CDS encoding ATP-binding protein, whose amino-acid sequence MLRSLLKLSLMVLVASSIAALALSWSAGWLFHDAITQGQREARKGYVFVLREYLDRFPGEARAAAIRRLNDHAQELFDVVDPDTVVDLSAEQRQDLVDGKLVVMTNRTDYYLPLRDGTVLHARFEDTGYIAIKLIAFGLVAIATLLPILFWSWLLWRDLRALEEAARSFGGGMLSTRARLRRGSNIDALAHQFNDMAERIQGSIQHQREMMNGISHELKTPIARLEFGIALLQSPVSEDQRKARLDALRSDVRELDELVTELLALSRLEQGATHLVLMRVTVGEWLDSVVANIADDVADRQLTLAVHADFAPAHHVCDPRLVARALLNLIRNAMRYARRTITVHAEAGTYGSLCLTVEDDGPGIPAAERVRVFEPFYRLDASRDRHTGGFGLGLAIVRRIALVHGGEVRLDAGGSGGARFVLLLPAMPLPML is encoded by the coding sequence ATGCTCCGCTCGCTTCTGAAGCTGTCGCTCATGGTCCTGGTGGCCAGTTCGATTGCCGCCTTGGCGCTCAGCTGGTCGGCCGGCTGGCTGTTCCACGACGCCATCACGCAGGGCCAGCGCGAGGCGCGCAAGGGCTACGTCTTCGTGCTGCGGGAATACCTCGACCGCTTTCCGGGCGAAGCGCGTGCCGCGGCGATCCGGCGCCTGAACGACCATGCGCAGGAATTGTTTGATGTGGTCGATCCCGATACGGTCGTCGATCTGAGCGCCGAGCAGCGGCAGGACCTGGTCGACGGCAAGCTGGTCGTGATGACCAACCGCACGGACTACTACCTGCCGCTGCGTGACGGCACTGTGCTGCACGCGCGCTTTGAAGACACTGGCTATATCGCCATCAAGCTGATCGCCTTCGGCCTCGTCGCCATCGCCACGCTGCTGCCGATCCTGTTCTGGAGCTGGCTGCTGTGGCGCGACCTGCGCGCCCTGGAGGAGGCGGCGCGCAGCTTCGGCGGTGGCATGCTGTCCACGCGCGCGCGCCTGCGCCGGGGCTCCAACATCGATGCGCTCGCGCACCAGTTCAACGACATGGCCGAGCGCATCCAGGGCTCGATCCAGCACCAGCGCGAGATGATGAACGGCATCTCGCACGAACTGAAGACGCCGATTGCGCGGCTCGAATTCGGTATCGCGCTGCTGCAATCGCCGGTGTCGGAAGACCAGCGCAAGGCTCGCCTCGATGCCCTGCGCAGCGATGTGCGCGAACTCGACGAGCTGGTCACGGAGCTGCTGGCGCTGAGCCGGCTGGAGCAGGGTGCCACGCACCTGGTGCTGATGCGCGTGACGGTCGGCGAATGGCTCGACAGCGTGGTCGCCAACATCGCCGACGATGTGGCCGACCGGCAGCTCACGCTCGCCGTCCACGCCGATTTCGCACCCGCGCACCACGTCTGCGATCCGCGCCTGGTCGCGCGCGCGCTGCTCAACCTGATCCGCAATGCCATGCGCTATGCGCGCCGGACCATCACCGTGCACGCCGAGGCCGGCACCTACGGCAGCCTGTGCCTGACGGTGGAAGACGATGGCCCCGGCATTCCCGCCGCCGAGCGCGTGCGCGTGTTCGAGCCGTTCTACCGGCTCGACGCCAGCCGCGACCGCCATACCGGCGGCTTCGGCCTGGGCCTGGCGATCGTGCGGCGGATCGCGCTGGTGCACGGCGGCGAGGTGCGGCTCGATGCGGGCGGCTCGGGCGGCGCTCGCTTTGTCCTGCTGCTGCCGGCGATGCCGTTGCCGATGCTGTAG
- a CDS encoding response regulator transcription factor, translated as MAEAPLKTRVLLIEDDDRLAQLVSEYLGNYEFTVEVVRRGDIAVAAVREHQPALVILDLMLPHMDGMEVCRRIRAFSRVPVLILTARVDTYDQVAGLEIGADDYVLKPVEPRLLVARTRALLRRVASAMPAAEPAAPRDDTLVFGELVISPPNRTVTWRGQPVELKTAEFNLLLILARAAGTVLSRDDILKQLRGIEFDGLDRTVDSGISRLRRRFGDASPEPHKIKTIWGRGYLFSPSAWEE; from the coding sequence ATGGCCGAGGCGCCGCTCAAGACCAGGGTGCTGCTGATCGAGGACGACGATCGCCTGGCGCAGCTGGTCAGCGAATATCTGGGCAACTACGAATTCACGGTCGAGGTGGTCCGGCGCGGCGACATCGCGGTCGCGGCCGTGCGCGAGCATCAGCCGGCGCTGGTGATCCTCGACCTGATGCTGCCGCACATGGACGGCATGGAGGTGTGCCGGCGCATCCGCGCGTTTTCGCGCGTGCCGGTGCTGATCCTGACGGCGCGTGTCGATACCTACGACCAGGTCGCGGGCCTGGAGATCGGCGCCGACGACTACGTGCTCAAGCCGGTCGAGCCGCGCCTGCTGGTGGCGCGCACCCGCGCCTTGCTGCGCCGCGTGGCGTCCGCCATGCCGGCCGCCGAGCCGGCTGCCCCGCGCGACGACACGCTGGTGTTCGGCGAGCTCGTCATCTCGCCGCCCAACCGCACCGTCACCTGGCGCGGCCAGCCGGTCGAGCTGAAGACGGCCGAGTTCAACCTGCTGCTGATCTTGGCGCGCGCCGCCGGCACCGTGCTCAGCCGCGACGACATCCTCAAGCAGCTGCGCGGCATCGAGTTCGATGGCCTGGACCGAACGGTCGATTCCGGCATCTCGCGCCTGCGCCGCCGCTTCGGCGATGCGTCGCCCGAGCCGCACAAGATCAAGACGATCTGGGGGCGCGGCTATCTGTTCAGCCCATCGGCGTGGGAGGAGTGA
- a CDS encoding response regulator transcription factor codes for MQAPVRFAIADDHPGVVAAVRHLVGHVEGFEVVGEATSADGLLALLERVHCDVVITDYAMPASRHGDGIVLLEFLLRRHPGVRVVVLTMLETHAVVDRMLRAGIRVIASKADGPHHILEGVHAALAGRAYLSPRFGPRPDSVHPGHAPDDHGALDRLGKRELEVLRMYVGGETVSEIARRLNRSVKTVSAQKQKSMRKLRLATEAALFDFAAQHGLLGTTGR; via the coding sequence ATGCAGGCCCCCGTCCGATTCGCGATCGCAGACGATCATCCCGGCGTGGTGGCCGCCGTGCGGCATCTCGTCGGCCACGTCGAGGGCTTCGAGGTGGTCGGCGAAGCCACCAGCGCGGATGGGCTGCTCGCCCTGCTGGAGCGCGTGCACTGCGATGTGGTCATCACCGATTACGCCATGCCGGCCAGCCGCCACGGCGACGGCATCGTCCTGCTCGAATTCCTGCTGCGGCGCCATCCCGGGGTGCGCGTCGTAGTGCTGACCATGCTGGAAACCCACGCGGTGGTGGACCGCATGCTGCGCGCCGGCATCCGGGTCATCGCCAGCAAGGCCGACGGCCCGCACCATATCCTGGAGGGCGTCCATGCCGCGCTGGCAGGCCGCGCCTACCTGTCGCCGCGGTTCGGGCCCCGGCCGGATAGCGTCCACCCCGGACACGCCCCCGACGACCACGGCGCGCTCGACCGGCTCGGCAAGCGCGAACTCGAAGTCCTGCGCATGTACGTCGGCGGCGAGACCGTCAGCGAGATCGCCAGGCGGCTCAACCGCAGCGTCAAGACGGTCAGCGCGCAGAAGCAGAAGAGCATGCGCAAACTCAGGCTGGCCACCGAGGCAGCGCTGTTCGACTTCGCCGCGCAGCATGGCCTGCTCGGCACCACCGGGCGCTGA
- a CDS encoding AraC family transcriptional regulator, whose translation MPAQRLLPTDLEGRIPPSPAHPVRLYTRQMQANSRFPRHTHAWAQVAYSHTGVLRVQAGDTAWVVPPSRAIWIPPGIEHEVWVVEAAFLRTLYVDPSVVTGTLAQCRVMEVSPLLRELIAAMDVRRPLSAAREQAVATLILDELHRSAPLPLDLPMPTDKRLRALCERVMADPGTPLTFDALAREVGASTRTLARRFRDELGVNFSQWRQQAVLASAIPLMSQGLPLSRIAQALGYNSQSAFSAMFRRAFGQSPSAFLHRPGPEAEAA comes from the coding sequence ATGCCCGCCCAGCGCCTGCTGCCGACCGATCTCGAAGGACGCATCCCGCCCTCGCCGGCCCATCCGGTGCGGCTGTACACGCGGCAGATGCAGGCCAACAGCCGCTTCCCGCGCCACACGCACGCCTGGGCCCAGGTCGCCTACAGCCATACCGGCGTGCTGCGCGTGCAGGCCGGCGACACGGCATGGGTAGTGCCGCCATCACGCGCCATCTGGATTCCGCCCGGCATCGAGCACGAGGTGTGGGTGGTGGAGGCCGCCTTCCTGCGCACGCTCTACGTCGATCCCTCGGTGGTGACGGGCACGCTCGCGCAATGCCGGGTGATGGAGGTGTCGCCGCTGCTGCGCGAGCTGATCGCCGCGATGGATGTGCGCCGGCCGCTCTCGGCGGCCCGCGAGCAGGCCGTGGCCACGCTGATCCTTGACGAGCTGCACCGCAGCGCGCCCCTGCCGCTGGACCTGCCGATGCCGACCGACAAACGCCTGCGCGCGCTGTGCGAACGGGTGATGGCCGATCCGGGCACGCCGCTGACCTTCGATGCGCTGGCGCGCGAGGTCGGCGCCAGCACCCGCACGCTGGCCCGGCGTTTCCGGGATGAGCTGGGCGTGAATTTTTCGCAGTGGCGCCAGCAGGCGGTACTGGCCAGCGCGATCCCGCTGATGTCGCAGGGCCTGCCGCTGTCGCGCATCGCGCAGGCGCTGGGCTACAACAGCCAGAGCGCGTTCTCGGCGATGTTCCGGCGCGCCTTCGGCCAGAGCCCGAGCGCGTTCCTGCACCGGCCGGGACCGGAGGCGGAGGCCGCGTGA
- a CDS encoding PepSY-associated TM helix domain-containing protein, translating to MTDLSRPPLSAHPVAAKRPARGEHVANHRATLVRWLRKTHGWFGLWGAVMGLIFGVSGIWLNHRAVMKLPVAQQKTTSQIALSDPLPATPDAMGAWLQQALGLPEAPRRVRVKPAQPVPWAERGGKSGPDEARRDAPAARPLMQPEQWTLDFDAAVTQIQVEYWAGNRSASVRQTDNGLLGTLISLHLGRGMTVPWLLLVDTLAGCLIFLSLSGLALWVLTTKRRTVGWTIFGLGSLLAIGLAVARL from the coding sequence ATGACCGATCTGTCTCGTCCCCCGCTGTCCGCTCATCCCGTTGCCGCCAAGCGTCCGGCGCGCGGCGAGCACGTCGCCAACCACCGCGCCACCCTGGTGCGATGGCTGCGCAAGACGCACGGCTGGTTCGGCCTGTGGGGCGCGGTGATGGGGCTGATCTTCGGCGTCTCGGGCATCTGGCTGAACCACCGGGCGGTGATGAAGCTGCCGGTCGCGCAGCAGAAGACCACCTCGCAGATCGCCTTGTCCGATCCCCTGCCGGCCACGCCCGACGCCATGGGCGCATGGCTGCAGCAGGCGCTGGGCCTGCCGGAGGCGCCCCGCCGCGTGCGGGTCAAGCCGGCCCAGCCGGTGCCGTGGGCCGAGCGCGGCGGTAAGAGCGGCCCGGACGAAGCGCGCCGCGACGCCCCCGCCGCCAGGCCGCTGATGCAGCCGGAGCAATGGACCCTCGATTTCGACGCCGCCGTCACGCAGATCCAGGTGGAGTACTGGGCCGGCAACCGCTCGGCCAGCGTGCGCCAGACCGACAACGGCCTCCTCGGCACGCTGATCAGCCTGCACCTGGGCCGGGGCATGACGGTACCGTGGCTCCTGCTGGTCGATACGCTGGCCGGCTGCCTGATCTTCCTGTCGCTGTCGGGCCTGGCGCTGTGGGTGCTGACCACCAAGCGGCGCACCGTCGGCTGGACGATCTTCGGGCTCGGCAGCCTGCTGGCCATCGGGCTGGCGGTGGCCCGGTTGTAG
- a CDS encoding MipA/OmpV family protein produces the protein MRKRLSMSCLALLPGIWLAPLPAVAAEPSYSVSLNAGVMPRYQGSKHYTATVMPGFRADFGNGFFIDPTRGGAGYNMRFANGLFASAAVSYDPGRADENRYGRPGSDDLRGMGNIKGSLLGVLTVGSRIVGETTASATLELPISNRDRGWSAHVDLAAPVYSQGADKITVSPSLHFGSRKYMQTYFGVTPQQSADSGFAPYTADSGLLAASLTVAWKHTFSRQWAVQTAVGTTRLLGNAAKSPIVQNKQGYFAGTGIVYTF, from the coding sequence GTGCGCAAACGTCTCTCCATGTCTTGTCTCGCCCTGCTGCCGGGCATCTGGCTGGCGCCGTTGCCGGCCGTTGCCGCCGAGCCGTCGTATTCGGTGTCGCTCAATGCCGGCGTGATGCCGCGCTACCAGGGCAGCAAGCACTACACCGCCACCGTCATGCCGGGTTTCCGGGCCGATTTCGGCAACGGCTTCTTCATCGATCCGACACGCGGCGGCGCGGGCTACAACATGCGCTTCGCGAACGGCCTGTTCGCTTCGGCCGCGGTGTCGTACGACCCGGGCCGCGCCGACGAAAACCGCTACGGCCGCCCCGGTTCGGACGACCTGCGCGGGATGGGCAACATCAAGGGATCGCTCCTGGGCGTGCTCACGGTGGGCAGCCGGATCGTCGGCGAGACGACCGCCAGCGCGACGCTGGAACTGCCGATCAGCAACCGCGACCGCGGCTGGTCCGCTCACGTGGATCTGGCCGCGCCGGTCTACAGCCAGGGCGCCGACAAGATCACCGTGAGCCCGAGCCTGCATTTCGGCTCGCGCAAATACATGCAGACCTATTTCGGCGTGACGCCGCAGCAGTCGGCCGACAGCGGCTTCGCACCATACACCGCCGACAGCGGCCTGCTGGCGGCCTCGCTGACGGTGGCGTGGAAGCACACGTTCTCGCGCCAGTGGGCGGTGCAGACGGCAGTCGGCACCACGCGCCTGCTGGGCAACGCGGCCAAGAGCCCGATCGTGCAGAACAAGCAGGGCTACTTCGCCGGCACGGGCATCGTCTATACGTTCTGA